One Vigna unguiculata cultivar IT97K-499-35 chromosome 11, ASM411807v1, whole genome shotgun sequence DNA window includes the following coding sequences:
- the LOC114169608 gene encoding indole-3-acetic acid-amido synthetase GH3.6-like yields the protein MPEAPRDYNLVEQNEKILDFIEDVTANADQVQKRVLSEILSNNANVEYLKRHGLHGQTDRETFKKLLPVITYEDIQPDINRIANGDTSPILCSKPISEFLTSSGTSGGERKLMPTIEEDLGRRSSLYGLLMPVMSLFVPGLEKGKGMYLMFIKSEAKTPGGIVARPVLTSYYKSSYFKDRPYDPYTNYTSPNETVLCPDSYQSMYSQLLCGLCQNKEVFRVGAVFASGFIRAIRFLEKHWSLLCNDIRTGTINSQITDTSVREAVMNILKPDPKLADLIHTECSKSSWQGIITRLWPNTKYVDVIVTGTMSQYIPTLDYYSNGLPLVCTMYASSECYFGVNLNPLCKPSEVSYTLIPTMCYFEFLPVNRSNGVNDPLHTPRSLNEKQQQELVDLVDVKLGQEYELVVTTYAGLYRYRVGDVLRVAGFKNKAPQFNFVCRKNVVLSIDSDKTDEVELQNAMKNAVTHLVPFDASVSDYTSYADTTTIPGHYVLYWELALKGSTPIPPCVFEDCCFTIEESLNSVYRQGRVSDKSIGPLEIKIVEQGTFDKLMDYAISLGASINQYKTPRCVKFAPVVELLNSRVVEKYFSPKCPKWVSGHKQWINQN from the exons ATGCCTGAGGCACCAAGGGACTACAACCTTGTTGAGCAAAACGAGAAAATTCTCGACTTCATTGAGGATGTCACCGCCAACGCCGACCAAGTTCAGAAGAGGGTCCTCTCCGAAATCCTCTCCAACAATGCAAACGTTGAGTACCTGAAGAGACACGGTCTCCACGGCCAGACAGACCGTGAAACGTTCAAGAAACTCTTGCCTGTCATAACCTACGAGGATATCCAACCTGACATCAACCGCATCGCCAATGGTGACACTTCTCCAATCCTTTGCTCCAAACCCATCTCAGAATTCCTCACTAG TTCTGGGACATCAGGAGGTGAGAGGAAGCTGATGCCAACAATTGAGGAGGATCTAGGGAGGAGGAGTTCACTGTATGGGCTTCTGATGCCAGTGATGAGCCTGTTTGTTCCTGGTTTGGAAAAGGGAAAAGGAATGTACCTAATGTTCATAAAATCGGAGGCGAAAACACCTGGAGGGATTGTGGCTCGTCCAGTTCTGACCAGCTACTATAAAAGTTCCTATTTCAAAGACAGACCCTATGACCCCTACACCAACTACACCAGCCCCAATGAGACTGTCCTCTGCCCTGACTCCTACCAAAGCATGTACTCCCAACTCCTTTGTGGCCTTTGCCAAAACAAAGAAGTTTTCCGTGTGGGGGCAGTTTTTGCCTCTGGCTTCATAAGGGCCATTAGGTTCCTTGAGAAACACTGGTCCCTCCTTTGCAACGACATCAGAACTGGAACCATCAACTCTCAGATCACTGACACCTCCGTCCGTGAGGCTGTCATGAACATCCTCAAACCTGACCCTAAGCTCGCGGATCTTATCCACACTGAGTGTAGCAAGAGCTCATGGCAGGGCATCATCACTAGGCTGTGGCCAAATACTAAGTATGTCGATGTTATTGTCACCGGGACAATGTCACAGTACATCCCCACATTGGACTACTACAGCAATGGACTCCCACTTGTGTGCACCATGTATGCTTCCAGTGAGTGCTATTTTGGTGTTAACCTAAACCCTCTTTGCAAACCCAGTGAGGTCTCTTACACCCTTATTCCCACCATGTGCTACTTCGAGTTCTTGCCTGTTAACCGAAGCAATGGGGTCAATGACCCTCTCCACACCCCCAGATCCCTCAATGAGAAACAACAGCAGGAGCTGGTTGACCTTGTTGATGTCAAACTTGGCCAAGAATATGAACTCGTTGTCACAACTTATGCTG GATTGTATCGTTACAGAGTTGGTGATGTGCTGAGGGTGGCTGGATTCAAGAACAAGGCACCCCAATTCAACTTTGTGTGCAGAAAGAACGTGGTGTTGAGCATAGACTCAGACAAGACGGATGAGGTGGAGCTTCAGAACGCAATGAAGAATGCTGTGACACACTTGGTGCCCTTTGATGCATCGGTGTCCGATTACACAAGCTATGCAGACACCACAACCATCCCTGGGCACTATGTGTTGTACTGGGAGCTGGCACTGAAAGGTTCAACCCCAATTCCACCGTGTGTGTTTGAGGACTGTTGCTTTACCATAGAGGAATCACTGAACAGTGTGTATCGGCAAGGGCGAGTCTCGGACAAATCAATTGGGCCCCTTGAGATAAAGATTGTGGAACAGGGGACTTTTGACAAGCTCATGGACTATGCCATAAGCCTAGGGGCTTCAATAAATCAGTACAAGACTCCAAGGTGTGTCAAGTTTGCGCCTGTGGTGGAGCTCTTGAACTCAAGGgtggtggaaaaatattttagccCCAAATGTCCAAAATGGGTTTCCGGCCACAAGCAGTGGATCAATCAGAATTGA